One segment of Candidatus Binatia bacterium DNA contains the following:
- a CDS encoding DUF502 domain-containing protein — MSENQHQDTDPRTKAVRSLPARLRGYFFSGFLILAPLAITFWVTAWFIQMVDQQILPSRLISDSIPGVGIVVTLAVITFAGWATSGLVGRVIQRRSEDLVARIPIIRSIYGGTKQIFEAVLAKRSHAFRQVAIFEYPRKGVWSIGFLTGTTAGEVQQRTSTETVNVFVPTTPNPTSGFLLFVPRADLILLDMTVEEGIKMVVSGGIVTPEHLHDRMTQRDTPDPPVTEV, encoded by the coding sequence ATGTCCGAGAATCAGCACCAAGATACGGATCCGCGGACCAAAGCCGTCCGTTCCCTACCCGCTCGCCTGCGAGGATATTTCTTCTCCGGCTTCCTGATTCTGGCACCCCTGGCGATTACCTTCTGGGTGACTGCCTGGTTCATCCAGATGGTCGATCAACAGATTCTTCCCAGTCGACTGATTTCCGACTCCATCCCCGGCGTCGGGATCGTCGTCACGCTTGCGGTCATCACCTTCGCGGGTTGGGCGACCTCGGGACTGGTTGGTCGCGTGATCCAGCGACGAAGCGAGGATCTGGTCGCTCGAATCCCGATCATTCGCAGCATCTATGGGGGCACAAAACAGATCTTTGAGGCGGTTTTGGCCAAACGCTCCCACGCGTTCCGGCAGGTGGCAATTTTCGAATACCCGCGAAAAGGAGTCTGGTCGATCGGGTTTCTGACCGGCACCACCGCTGGCGAAGTCCAACAGCGCACCAGCACCGAAACCGTCAACGTCTTCGTCCCGACGACCCCGAATCCGACCTCCGGGTTTCTGCTTTTCGTTCCTCGCGCCGATTTGATCCTGCTCGACATGACCGTCGAGGAAGGGATCAAGATGGTGGTCTCCGGCGGCATCGTGACGCCCGAGCATCTGCACGATCGGATGACGCAGCGCGACACGCCAGATCCTCCTGTCACCGAGGTCTGA
- a CDS encoding DUF368 domain-containing protein — MEHAEDSLVEDAKQVVRGVCMGGADIVPGVSGGTVALILGIYERLVTAISHVDLTLLAAVRERRIADAARHIDLRFLIALVAGIGIGVLSLAGLMHHLLEHEMPSTFGAFFGLILASTLVVARMIEDWNPTTVIAAIAGAIFAFWLTGQVPVVASPSVLYIFFSGMIAICAMILPGISGSFILLILGMYYHVTGVLKGLGGGELTGEGITTLLAFGAGALVGILTFSKILKVLLEKAQSLTMAVLCGFMFGSLRKIWPFKVEDSTTVMKEFKEKIFLNVAPWEAPGSVWFPILFAVLGFALVMLLDRFAAGRGKAA; from the coding sequence ATGGAACATGCCGAAGATTCGCTGGTCGAAGATGCCAAGCAGGTGGTGCGCGGGGTTTGCATGGGCGGGGCCGATATTGTGCCCGGCGTCTCGGGTGGCACGGTGGCGCTGATCCTCGGCATCTATGAGCGTCTGGTTACAGCGATCAGTCACGTTGACCTGACGCTTCTGGCTGCGGTGCGCGAGCGACGCATTGCGGATGCCGCACGCCACATCGATCTGCGGTTTCTGATCGCCCTGGTAGCCGGAATCGGCATTGGTGTCCTGAGTCTGGCCGGGTTGATGCACCATTTGCTCGAGCATGAGATGCCGAGCACCTTCGGCGCCTTCTTCGGCTTGATCCTCGCTTCGACGCTGGTGGTGGCGCGTATGATCGAGGACTGGAACCCGACGACTGTCATTGCCGCGATCGCCGGTGCGATCTTTGCGTTCTGGTTGACGGGTCAGGTGCCGGTCGTCGCCAGCCCGAGCGTGCTCTACATCTTTTTCAGCGGGATGATCGCGATCTGCGCGATGATCCTGCCGGGCATCAGCGGATCGTTTATCCTGCTGATCCTCGGGATGTATTATCATGTGACGGGAGTGCTCAAGGGCCTCGGTGGCGGTGAGTTGACCGGCGAGGGGATCACCACCCTGCTGGCCTTCGGGGCGGGGGCTCTGGTCGGAATCCTGACCTTCAGCAAGATCCTCAAGGTTTTGCTCGAGAAGGCACAATCGCTGACCATGGCGGTGCTTTGCGGCTTCATGTTCGGCAGCCTGCGCAAGATCTGGCCTTTCAAGGTCGAGGACTCGACAACCGTGATGAAGGAGTTCAAGGAAAAGATCTTCCTGAACGTCGCGCCCTGGGAGGCGCCGGGTTCGGTCTGGTTCCCGATCCTCTTTGCCGTACTCGGTTTTGCGCTGGTGATGTTGCTCGACCGCTTCGCCGCGGGTCGCGGCAAAGCGGCCTGA
- a CDS encoding LLM class F420-dependent oxidoreductase, translated as MKLGLMIGYWMFGPEDPAPIAIEAEKLGYDSVWTAEAYGSDCVTPLAWIAAQTSKIKLGTSIMQISARTPACAAMTAMTLDHLSKGRVMFGFGVSGPQVVEGWYGQEFRKPLGRTREFLTLFREMMKREGPLEFQGDHYQLPLETGSGLGKPLKLINKPLRSELPIYLGAEGPKNVAMSAELCDGWLPLYYSPYRPEVYEDSLKNAGPDFDVACNVTVNINDDLEAALLPVKSMLSFYIGGMGAKHKNFHANLVRRFGFEKEVDQIQDLFAEGKREEAAHVVPDSFADEISLCGPIDRIKDRMQAWEDSRVTTMLIGDRDPRNLRAIAELAL; from the coding sequence ATGAAACTCGGATTGATGATTGGCTATTGGATGTTTGGCCCCGAAGACCCCGCTCCGATCGCGATCGAAGCCGAAAAGCTCGGCTACGATTCCGTTTGGACCGCCGAGGCCTATGGCTCGGATTGCGTGACCCCGCTGGCGTGGATCGCCGCACAGACCAGCAAGATCAAGCTGGGGACCAGCATCATGCAGATCTCGGCGCGCACGCCCGCGTGCGCCGCCATGACGGCCATGACGCTGGACCACCTCAGCAAGGGCCGCGTGATGTTCGGCTTCGGTGTATCCGGACCGCAGGTTGTCGAAGGCTGGTACGGCCAGGAATTTCGCAAACCGCTGGGCCGCACCCGTGAGTTCCTGACTCTGTTCCGGGAGATGATGAAACGCGAGGGACCTCTGGAGTTCCAGGGCGACCACTACCAGTTGCCTCTGGAGACAGGCTCGGGGCTCGGCAAGCCGCTCAAGCTGATCAACAAACCGCTGCGCAGCGAGTTGCCGATCTATCTCGGCGCCGAGGGACCCAAGAACGTGGCCATGTCGGCTGAGCTCTGCGACGGCTGGTTGCCGCTGTATTACTCGCCCTACCGCCCCGAGGTCTACGAAGATTCGCTCAAGAACGCTGGGCCCGACTTCGATGTGGCTTGCAACGTCACGGTCAACATCAACGACGACCTCGAGGCAGCGCTGCTGCCGGTCAAGTCCATGCTCTCGTTCTACATTGGCGGCATGGGCGCCAAGCACAAAAACTTCCACGCCAACCTGGTGCGACGCTTCGGCTTCGAAAAAGAAGTCGATCAGATCCAGGACCTCTTTGCCGAAGGCAAGCGCGAGGAAGCAGCCCACGTCGTCCCCGACTCGTTTGCCGACGAGATCTCTCTTTGCGGGCCGATCGATCGCATCAAGGATCGCATGCAGGCGTGGGAAGATTCCCGTGTCACCACCATGTTGATCGGGGACCGCGACCCGCGCAATCTGCGCGCGATCGCCGAACTGGCACTCTAG
- a CDS encoding S-(hydroxymethyl)glutathione dehydrogenase/class III alcohol dehydrogenase, whose product MKVKAAVAHAAGKPLVIEEVDLEGPAEGEVLVEMQATGICHTDAFTLSGEDPEGIFPSILGHEGAGIVREVGAGVKGLAPGDHVIPLYTPECRQCNYCTSGKTNLCQAIRATQGQGLMPDGTSRFSIGGDSLYHYMGTSTFANFSVVPEIALAKIREDAPFDKVCYIGCGVTTGIGAVINTANVQAGDNVVVFGLGGIGLNVIQGARMVGANRIVGVDLNPERKALGERFGMTDFVNPAEVEGDLVPYLVDLTGGGADYSFECIGNVNTMRQALECCHKGWGESVIIGVAGAGQEIATRPFQLVTGRVWRGTAFGGAKGRTDVPKIVDWYMDGKIEIDPLITHTMPLAEINEAFDLMHEGKSIRSVVLFD is encoded by the coding sequence TTGAAAGTGAAAGCCGCCGTGGCGCATGCCGCAGGAAAACCGTTGGTCATTGAAGAAGTGGATCTTGAGGGCCCCGCCGAAGGCGAGGTTCTGGTCGAGATGCAGGCAACCGGGATCTGTCATACCGATGCCTTCACGCTCTCGGGTGAGGATCCCGAAGGTATCTTTCCCTCAATTCTCGGCCATGAAGGCGCGGGCATTGTCCGCGAGGTAGGAGCCGGGGTAAAAGGTCTGGCACCCGGGGATCATGTGATTCCGCTCTACACGCCGGAATGTCGCCAATGTAATTATTGCACGTCCGGCAAGACCAACCTCTGCCAGGCGATCCGGGCAACCCAGGGACAGGGCCTGATGCCGGATGGCACAAGCCGGTTCTCGATCGGCGGCGACAGCCTCTACCACTATATGGGGACTTCGACGTTCGCGAATTTCTCGGTGGTGCCCGAGATCGCACTGGCCAAGATCCGCGAGGACGCGCCGTTCGACAAGGTCTGTTACATCGGCTGCGGTGTCACCACCGGCATTGGCGCCGTGATCAATACCGCAAACGTGCAGGCGGGCGACAATGTCGTGGTCTTCGGCCTCGGTGGCATCGGTCTCAACGTGATTCAGGGTGCACGCATGGTGGGGGCCAACCGGATCGTTGGCGTCGATCTGAACCCGGAACGCAAGGCCCTTGGCGAGCGTTTCGGGATGACTGATTTTGTGAACCCGGCGGAAGTCGAGGGCGATCTGGTGCCCTATCTGGTCGACCTGACCGGTGGCGGGGCGGACTACAGCTTCGAGTGCATCGGCAACGTCAATACGATGCGCCAGGCGCTCGAGTGTTGCCACAAAGGTTGGGGCGAAAGCGTGATCATCGGTGTGGCCGGCGCCGGCCAGGAGATCGCGACACGTCCATTCCAATTGGTGACGGGACGCGTGTGGCGGGGAACTGCCTTTGGCGGGGCCAAGGGGCGTACCGACGTACCGAAGATCGTGGACTGGTATATGGACGGCAAGATCGAGATCGACCCGCTGATCACCCATACGATGCCATTGGCCGAGATCAACGAGGCCTTCGACTTGATGCACGAAGGCAAGTCGATTCGCAGCGTCGTTCTCTTCGATTGA
- a CDS encoding serine hydrolase, which yields MDFRLYTRCPIKAPVEAVTSIRPDTEIDPGEVGADADELNAAWHAITRLYASGMHPAISLCVRRRGKTLFDRAIGHVSGTLPDDPADAPLVPVSFDTPFCLASASKPITAMLIHKLVERELLGLDDRVADHLPDFGQHGKETITIRHLLTHRAGLAITPKSTMDLELLAQPDKILELLYAETPAWTPGRHMGYHALTSGFLFAALIQSVTGKTIDQVLDEEIRQPMATRWLRYGAAREDHGLVARNAFTGAPVPPPFSLLVERALGLDVPGAVRLMNDPRFLSTAVPSANIVATAEETVRFFEVLRNGGYAGRTQIFKRETIREAVANQSGMEPDATLLLPFRYGMGFMLGGEYASLFGLRARHAFGHIGLTNTLCWADPDRDLSVALLTSGKPVLYPEFVSFAEAVFRIAGACPRDSASASDSNLSPN from the coding sequence ATGGATTTTCGCCTCTACACACGCTGTCCGATCAAGGCTCCGGTCGAGGCGGTGACGTCCATTCGTCCGGACACCGAGATCGACCCCGGAGAAGTTGGTGCCGATGCTGATGAGTTGAACGCCGCCTGGCACGCGATCACCCGTCTTTACGCAAGCGGGATGCATCCCGCGATCAGCCTCTGTGTCCGACGCCGAGGAAAGACGCTTTTTGATCGAGCGATCGGCCACGTCTCCGGTACACTGCCCGACGACCCGGCCGATGCTCCGCTCGTCCCGGTATCTTTCGATACGCCTTTTTGCCTGGCCTCCGCATCGAAGCCAATCACGGCCATGCTCATCCATAAACTCGTTGAGCGAGAGCTTCTCGGATTGGACGATCGCGTAGCGGATCATTTGCCGGACTTCGGGCAGCACGGCAAGGAGACCATCACCATCCGTCACCTCCTCACTCACCGTGCCGGCCTCGCGATCACGCCCAAATCCACAATGGACCTTGAACTGCTCGCGCAACCCGACAAGATCCTGGAGTTGCTCTACGCGGAAACGCCCGCCTGGACTCCCGGCCGCCACATGGGCTACCACGCTCTGACTTCCGGTTTTCTCTTTGCCGCATTGATTCAAAGCGTCACCGGCAAGACCATTGATCAGGTGCTCGACGAAGAAATCCGCCAACCGATGGCCACCCGCTGGCTTCGCTACGGCGCCGCCCGCGAAGACCACGGACTGGTCGCTCGAAATGCCTTCACCGGCGCTCCCGTACCTCCACCATTTTCACTACTGGTCGAGCGTGCGTTGGGACTGGATGTTCCCGGCGCCGTGCGCCTCATGAACGACCCCCGATTTCTGAGCACCGCAGTTCCCTCGGCCAATATTGTGGCGACGGCCGAAGAAACCGTGCGGTTTTTCGAGGTCTTGCGCAACGGTGGCTATGCCGGGCGCACGCAGATTTTCAAACGAGAGACGATTCGCGAGGCCGTCGCCAACCAGAGCGGCATGGAGCCTGATGCGACCCTCTTGCTGCCCTTTCGCTATGGAATGGGCTTCATGCTCGGCGGCGAGTACGCAAGCCTCTTCGGGCTGCGCGCTCGCCATGCCTTCGGCCATATCGGCCTGACCAATACGCTTTGCTGGGCCGACCCGGATCGCGATCTCAGTGTCGCGTTGCTGACCAGCGGCAAACCCGTCCTGTATCCGGAGTTCGTAAGCTTTGCCGAGGCCGTATTCAGGATCGCGGGCGCCTGCCCGCGCGATTCCGCAAGCGCCTCAGACTCCAACCTCTCGCCGAATTGA
- a CDS encoding acetyl-CoA carboxylase biotin carboxyl carrier protein subunit yields the protein MSAILSVRSPSVGRVLEILVEVGETVEAEDELLILESMKLEIPVSATRSGEIISIDTSVEAQVQTDEILLTIR from the coding sequence ATGAGCGCCATCCTATCTGTACGTAGTCCCAGTGTCGGCCGGGTCCTCGAGATCCTGGTGGAAGTCGGGGAGACCGTGGAAGCCGAAGACGAACTGCTGATTCTCGAATCCATGAAACTCGAGATCCCGGTCAGCGCGACGCGCAGCGGCGAGATCATCTCGATCGATACCTCCGTCGAAGCTCAGGTCCAGACGGACGAAATTCTCCTGACGATTCGCTGA
- a CDS encoding DUF1800 domain-containing protein: MVDWNEENAAHLLSRAGFGGKPQEVARYAKRSQISCVAVLLRPKPSRAKGPGVDDKDTDSLIKLAQWWAKRMATQSSRRVDEKMALFWHDHFATQYSVVKNVREMSLQNRTFREFGMGSFHRLCWEITRDPAMLVFLDGKDNKANKVNENYGREIMELFVLGEADRNGVANYTQTDVEEISRALTGYRVDGDRGVIRNNRFDDGDKTLFAGTSFETTGNLGVETTLGLPFAPDVNVIDILFTHRDSDGALTMPRFLGRKLWEYFAYPDPDTALIDEITANFIAGGFIIEDLLQSIFMHDDFYSDEAKSSSVRNPVEYAISSIRALEARGNLKELPFHFDGMGMTLFEPPSVNGWPQGLPWLSSGQFLARLDFAQTCASGRASTLKLIPKKLVPKNATTASEVVDGILHRLQIQDSIPSDARQVLIDYFDGETDFKDPVVLETKVRGAVALALQLPEVHVH; the protein is encoded by the coding sequence ATGGTAGACTGGAACGAAGAAAATGCAGCTCATCTGCTGTCGCGAGCAGGCTTCGGCGGAAAGCCTCAAGAAGTGGCCCGCTATGCCAAGCGCTCACAGATCTCCTGCGTTGCGGTGTTGCTTCGCCCGAAACCTTCACGCGCCAAGGGCCCGGGCGTCGACGACAAGGACACGGATAGCCTGATCAAACTGGCGCAGTGGTGGGCCAAGCGAATGGCCACCCAATCTTCGCGACGTGTCGACGAGAAAATGGCTCTTTTCTGGCACGATCACTTCGCCACGCAATACTCGGTAGTCAAAAACGTCCGCGAGATGTCACTCCAGAATCGAACCTTCCGCGAATTCGGCATGGGCTCCTTTCATCGACTTTGCTGGGAGATCACCCGCGATCCAGCCATGCTGGTTTTCCTCGACGGCAAGGACAACAAGGCCAATAAAGTAAACGAGAATTACGGCCGTGAGATCATGGAGCTCTTTGTGCTCGGCGAGGCCGATCGCAATGGTGTGGCCAACTACACTCAAACCGACGTCGAAGAAATCAGTCGCGCCCTGACCGGCTACCGGGTCGATGGCGATCGCGGTGTGATTCGCAACAACCGATTCGACGACGGCGACAAGACACTATTTGCGGGCACCAGCTTCGAGACCACGGGCAATTTGGGTGTCGAGACCACACTCGGCCTGCCCTTCGCCCCGGACGTAAATGTCATCGATATCCTGTTTACCCATCGCGACTCCGACGGCGCGTTGACCATGCCCAGATTCCTCGGCCGAAAACTCTGGGAATATTTCGCCTACCCCGACCCGGATACCGCTCTGATCGACGAAATCACGGCGAATTTCATTGCCGGCGGCTTTATCATCGAGGACCTTCTGCAGTCCATCTTCATGCACGACGACTTCTATTCGGACGAAGCCAAAAGCAGTTCCGTCCGCAACCCTGTCGAATACGCGATCAGTTCGATTCGAGCACTCGAAGCCCGAGGGAACCTCAAGGAACTACCCTTTCATTTTGACGGCATGGGAATGACACTCTTTGAGCCACCCAGCGTCAACGGGTGGCCGCAGGGACTACCCTGGCTTTCCAGCGGTCAATTCCTCGCGAGACTCGATTTTGCGCAGACTTGCGCCTCGGGGCGCGCCAGCACCCTGAAACTGATCCCCAAAAAACTGGTGCCGAAAAATGCCACTACCGCCAGCGAAGTGGTCGACGGCATTCTCCACCGACTGCAAATTCAGGATTCCATCCCGTCCGATGCCCGTCAGGTATTGATCGACTATTTCGACGGCGAGACCGACTTCAAGGATCCTGTCGTTCTCGAAACAAAAGTCCGCGGCGCCGTTGCGCTCGCCCTGCAGCTACCCGAAGTTCACGTTCATTAA
- a CDS encoding molybdopterin-dependent oxidoreductase yields the protein MTVLDITGEVRQPQRMDFLQLCELSGQIKDLGDVMPGRKGSGVPLREILAAADPGEKATHITLESTDGGFSASAPLKDLENGIVAYRLGEDPLPRDLGGPFRFFVPEAGACDSGAVDACANVKFLGILRLTVGPGRDTRPTNAAEHEDLHRLGS from the coding sequence ATGACCGTGCTCGACATCACAGGCGAGGTTCGCCAGCCGCAACGCATGGATTTCCTTCAGCTTTGCGAGCTTTCGGGTCAGATCAAGGATTTGGGAGATGTGATGCCCGGCCGTAAGGGTAGCGGAGTGCCGTTGCGGGAAATTCTGGCAGCGGCAGATCCGGGAGAGAAGGCAACCCACATCACCCTGGAATCCACTGATGGCGGTTTTTCCGCCAGTGCTCCCCTGAAGGATCTCGAAAACGGCATCGTCGCTTATCGTCTGGGTGAGGATCCTCTGCCCCGCGATTTGGGTGGCCCCTTCCGTTTCTTCGTGCCCGAGGCCGGAGCCTGCGACAGCGGCGCCGTCGACGCCTGCGCGAACGTGAAATTTCTGGGAATCCTCCGTTTGACCGTTGGGCCAGGCCGCGACACCCGTCCGACCAATGCGGCAGAGCATGAAGACCTGCACCGACTCGGATCGTGA
- a CDS encoding calcium:proton antiporter: protein MPTPETTTFSMLRAEAVIPAAALTLLLFTIFGATWEASPIDTPTQSAILFGWIFAILVWASFGVVRHAEGLATILGEPIGTILLTLSVISIEVAMITAVTLTGEHNPTLARDTMFSVLMIVLNALVGVSLIVGGLKHHSQLFSLRGAKAYLGALFTLAGLGLILPRFTPSTPDGSPSTLLASFLLLVSAVVYGIFLTQQTVSHQSLFQVDGEAGAHDHGHTVHSVKFHAALLVGIMLLIVFLSKHFAVFVESGVSHAGLPPALGGILVAIIVLTPEGLAAVHAAAENNIQRSINICLGSGLATIGLTIPAILGVSLFTGRTMELGLETPDIVMLAITMIVSMTTFAAGRTTYLQGCLHLVLFLGYLMLVFD, encoded by the coding sequence ATGCCGACGCCCGAAACGACAACCTTCTCGATGCTGCGTGCCGAGGCCGTCATACCGGCTGCGGCACTGACCCTGCTTCTTTTCACGATTTTCGGTGCCACATGGGAAGCCTCGCCGATCGATACCCCCACGCAATCAGCTATCCTCTTCGGCTGGATCTTTGCTATTCTTGTCTGGGCTTCTTTCGGAGTCGTTCGTCACGCCGAAGGTCTGGCCACGATTCTGGGCGAACCGATCGGCACCATCCTTCTTACCCTCAGCGTGATCTCGATCGAAGTTGCCATGATCACCGCCGTGACCCTGACCGGCGAGCATAACCCGACTCTTGCGCGTGACACGATGTTTTCCGTTTTGATGATCGTTCTGAATGCTCTGGTCGGTGTTTCCCTGATTGTCGGCGGGCTGAAACATCACTCCCAGCTCTTCAGCTTGCGCGGCGCCAAAGCCTATCTCGGTGCGCTCTTTACCTTGGCGGGATTGGGACTGATCCTCCCGCGCTTCACGCCATCCACACCAGACGGCTCTCCCTCAACACTTCTTGCCAGCTTTCTTCTTCTGGTGTCAGCGGTCGTCTACGGTATTTTTCTGACCCAGCAAACAGTCAGCCACCAATCGCTGTTTCAGGTCGACGGAGAAGCTGGCGCTCACGATCATGGGCACACCGTACACTCGGTGAAATTCCATGCCGCCCTGCTTGTCGGCATCATGTTGCTGATCGTATTTCTCTCGAAACATTTCGCGGTCTTTGTCGAGTCAGGGGTCTCGCACGCCGGTCTGCCACCGGCGCTCGGAGGAATCCTGGTCGCAATTATCGTACTGACGCCCGAGGGGCTTGCCGCAGTTCACGCCGCGGCCGAAAACAATATTCAGCGCTCGATCAACATTTGCCTGGGATCGGGACTCGCCACCATCGGCTTGACGATTCCTGCCATTCTGGGCGTCAGCCTCTTCACCGGCCGGACCATGGAACTGGGGCTTGAGACACCCGATATCGTGATGCTGGCAATCACCATGATTGTTTCGATGACGACGTTTGCCGCCGGGCGCACCACCTACCTGCAGGGTTGCCTCCACCTGGTTCTTTTCCTCGGGTATTTGATGCTCGTTTTTGACTGA
- a CDS encoding DUF1501 domain-containing protein: protein MPRIDRRRFLQTGMATAAALTTPIAFPRAFGPRSAHAAGPVDPIFVFVQLKGGNDGLNTVIPMDDTGPVPQRSLYEAARPNIQVPTSALAATQIDNDPEKGTALALHPSMPEMKGLYDQGKVAVLNGIGYPGQNLSHFRSEDFWLGGKISGPFSGGWLGHYLDANYTPSDMVALDAAKTMSPAFFSETANVLAVKKISQFVLPTDDLYPDTAAKRAALNAAYAAEADPALTDGLQLSVGTSGDVLLGKIDEFAAVETRWGANVGNANGRLADRLLEIASVIRHDVLVGPPLGVRYFHCEEGGFDTHTAQGSLTGRQPDLLAKVSKSLAAFWQDMIDIGVQDRVLMLTVSEFGRRVAENGGQGTDHGAASCMFAIGDTVQGGVHGTVPALDDLERGNLKFHTDFRRVYATVIDRWLQSPGAHTALLPDAPHAMLDFLPS, encoded by the coding sequence ATGCCACGCATTGATCGACGACGCTTTTTGCAGACCGGCATGGCCACCGCGGCTGCGCTGACGACACCGATAGCCTTCCCGCGAGCCTTCGGCCCCCGCTCGGCGCACGCCGCCGGACCGGTGGATCCGATCTTTGTCTTCGTGCAGCTCAAGGGCGGAAACGACGGCCTGAACACCGTCATTCCCATGGACGATACGGGCCCGGTCCCGCAACGCTCACTCTACGAGGCCGCGCGCCCCAACATTCAGGTTCCCACCAGTGCACTCGCGGCGACACAGATCGACAATGACCCCGAAAAGGGCACCGCGCTCGCGCTGCACCCCTCGATGCCGGAGATGAAAGGGCTCTATGATCAGGGCAAGGTCGCTGTCCTCAATGGCATTGGCTACCCGGGACAGAACCTCTCTCATTTTCGCTCCGAGGATTTCTGGCTCGGTGGCAAAATTTCGGGCCCCTTCTCGGGCGGTTGGCTCGGGCATTATCTCGATGCAAACTATACTCCGAGCGATATGGTGGCGCTGGACGCCGCAAAGACCATGTCCCCCGCTTTCTTCTCCGAAACGGCCAATGTGCTCGCGGTCAAGAAGATCTCTCAGTTCGTGCTCCCGACGGACGATCTCTATCCGGATACAGCCGCGAAACGGGCCGCTCTCAACGCAGCCTACGCGGCCGAAGCCGATCCGGCCCTGACCGACGGATTGCAGTTGAGCGTCGGCACCTCAGGCGACGTCCTGCTCGGTAAAATCGACGAATTCGCCGCCGTGGAGACACGCTGGGGCGCCAATGTCGGCAACGCCAACGGAAGACTGGCCGACCGCCTTCTCGAAATCGCCTCGGTGATTCGTCATGATGTGCTGGTCGGCCCGCCGCTTGGGGTCCGCTATTTCCATTGCGAAGAAGGTGGCTTCGACACCCATACGGCTCAGGGAAGCCTGACGGGCCGACAACCCGACCTGTTGGCCAAGGTCAGCAAGAGTCTTGCGGCCTTCTGGCAGGATATGATCGACATTGGGGTTCAGGACCGCGTGCTCATGCTGACCGTTAGCGAGTTCGGGCGGCGCGTCGCCGAGAATGGGGGACAAGGAACAGACCACGGCGCCGCCAGCTGCATGTTTGCGATCGGCGACACCGTGCAGGGAGGCGTTCACGGCACCGTACCCGCACTTGACGACCTCGAACGCGGCAATCTGAAGTTCCACACGGACTTTCGGCGGGTCTATGCCACGGTAATCGACCGCTGGCTCCAATCACCGGGTGCGCACACCGCCCTGCTCCCCGATGCGCCGCACGCGATGCTCGATTTCCTGCCGAGCTGA